A window of Corallococcus macrosporus DSM 14697 contains these coding sequences:
- a CDS encoding AraC family transcriptional regulator, with amino-acid sequence MERHTPADGIHPTAIPRVFLIRAARPSEPLHALHEPALCIVAQGRKQVLLADELFVYGPEQCLVVSVDLPVTGQVIEATPRSPYLCLRVDLDPGQLSAVMLEAALEPSGPKPRGPGMSLSPAEPALLDAATRLVRLLDSPRDISFLAPLFIREMVYRLLASDHGARLRHIALAGERLDSVNRAITWLKHHYTEPLRIEQLARVAHMSTSALHHHFKSLTAMSPLQYQKHLRLQEARRLMLGQALDAASAGHSVGYESPSQFNREYSRLFGAPPARDISRLRGTLQGHAQRANAST; translated from the coding sequence ATGGAGAGGCACACGCCCGCGGACGGCATCCACCCGACGGCCATCCCGCGCGTGTTCCTGATTCGCGCCGCCCGGCCGAGCGAGCCGCTGCATGCCTTGCATGAACCTGCGCTGTGCATCGTCGCGCAGGGCCGCAAACAGGTCCTGCTCGCCGACGAGCTCTTCGTCTACGGCCCGGAGCAGTGCCTGGTCGTCTCCGTGGACCTCCCCGTCACGGGGCAGGTCATCGAGGCCACGCCCAGGTCGCCATACCTGTGCCTCCGCGTGGACCTGGACCCGGGGCAGCTCAGCGCCGTGATGCTGGAGGCCGCGCTGGAGCCCTCCGGCCCCAAGCCGCGGGGGCCGGGCATGTCGTTGAGTCCGGCCGAGCCGGCCCTGCTCGATGCGGCCACGCGGCTCGTGCGCCTCCTGGACTCGCCCCGGGACATCTCCTTCCTGGCGCCCCTCTTCATCCGGGAGATGGTGTACCGGCTGCTGGCGAGCGACCACGGCGCGCGCCTGCGGCACATCGCGCTGGCCGGAGAGCGGCTGGACTCCGTCAACCGGGCCATCACCTGGCTCAAGCACCACTACACGGAGCCGCTGCGCATCGAGCAGCTCGCGCGCGTGGCGCACATGAGCACCTCCGCGCTCCACCACCACTTCAAGAGCCTCACCGCCATGAGCCCGCTCCAGTACCAGAAGCACCTGCGCCTCCAGGAGGCGCGGCGGCTGATGCTGGGGCAGGCGCTGGACGCGGCCTCGGCGGGACACTCCGTGGGCTATGAGAGCCCGTCCCAGTTCAACCGGGAGTACAGCCGCCTGTTCGGCGCGCCGCCCGCGCGGGACATCTCCCGGCTGCGTGGCACGCTCCAGGGGCACGCCCAGCGGGCCAATGCGTCAACTTGA
- a CDS encoding response regulator transcription factor: MSPSPAEASATVLVVDDDERFRERLVRAFVRHGFQAQGAATTQAALGAARTLRPRYAVVDLRLPDGSGLELVRELKALDANTTVVVLTGYGSIATAVEAVRRGATHYLAKPADVDDILLAFAGATLPSGQEAALTHEVPSLARAEWEHIQRVLADCGGNISQAARLLRIQRRSLQRKLAKYPVPK; this comes from the coding sequence ATGTCACCGTCACCGGCTGAGGCCTCCGCCACGGTGCTCGTCGTCGACGACGACGAGCGCTTCCGCGAACGCCTGGTGCGCGCCTTCGTGCGGCACGGCTTCCAGGCCCAGGGCGCGGCCACCACGCAGGCGGCGCTCGGGGCCGCGCGGACGCTGCGCCCGCGCTACGCCGTGGTCGACCTGCGCCTGCCCGACGGCTCCGGCCTGGAGCTGGTGCGCGAGCTGAAGGCGCTGGACGCGAACACCACCGTCGTGGTGCTGACGGGCTACGGCAGCATCGCCACGGCGGTGGAGGCCGTGCGGCGAGGCGCCACGCACTACCTGGCCAAGCCCGCGGACGTGGACGACATCCTGCTCGCCTTCGCGGGCGCCACCCTCCCCTCCGGGCAGGAGGCCGCGCTCACCCACGAGGTGCCCTCACTGGCGCGCGCGGAGTGGGAGCACATCCAGCGGGTGCTGGCCGACTGTGGGGGCAACATCTCCCAGGCCGCCCGGCTCCTGCGCATCCAACGGCGCAGCCTGCAACGCAAGCTGGCCAAGTACCCCGTTCCCAAGTGA
- a CDS encoding SDR family oxidoreductase, protein MSGIEGKVVAITGASSGIGEATARLLARRGAHVVLGARRTDRLEVLVAAIHAEGGSARYRKLDVTKREDVASFMDFARAEHGRIDVIINNAGVMPLSRLDELKVDEWDRMIDVNLRGVLHGIAAGLPILKAQRSGQFINVSSIGGHLVVPTAAVYCATKYAVIALSEGLRQEVGGDIRVTVISPGVTTSELADTISDPGAREAMREYRKVAIPPEAIARSIAFAIEQPDDVDVNEIIVRPTAQP, encoded by the coding sequence ATGTCTGGAATTGAAGGAAAGGTCGTTGCCATCACCGGAGCGAGCAGCGGAATCGGGGAGGCGACCGCTCGCCTGCTCGCGCGGCGCGGGGCGCACGTCGTGCTGGGCGCGCGCCGGACGGACCGGCTGGAAGTCCTGGTGGCCGCCATTCACGCGGAGGGCGGCTCCGCGCGCTACCGGAAGCTGGACGTCACGAAGCGGGAGGACGTGGCGTCCTTCATGGACTTCGCCCGCGCCGAGCACGGCCGCATCGACGTCATCATCAACAACGCGGGCGTGATGCCGCTGTCCAGGCTGGACGAGCTCAAGGTCGACGAGTGGGACCGGATGATTGACGTCAACCTCCGCGGCGTCCTGCACGGCATCGCCGCGGGGCTGCCCATCCTGAAGGCGCAGCGCTCCGGCCAGTTCATCAACGTCTCCTCCATTGGCGGCCACCTGGTGGTGCCCACGGCCGCCGTGTACTGCGCGACCAAGTACGCCGTCATCGCCCTCTCCGAGGGGCTGCGCCAGGAGGTCGGCGGTGACATCCGGGTCACCGTCATTTCACCGGGCGTGACGACGTCCGAGCTGGCCGACACCATCTCCGACCCGGGCGCGCGCGAGGCCATGCGCGAGTACCGGAAGGTGGCGATTCCACCCGAGGCCATTGCCCGGAGCATCGCCTTCGCCATCGAGCAGCCCGACGACGTGGACGTGAACGAAATCATCGTCCGGCCCACCGCCCAGCCCTGA
- a CDS encoding PepSY-associated TM helix domain-containing protein has product MKLSPRSYSILWDAHAWAGVLSSLILFVLFFLGSFALFAEELAPWQEPTFRAPIAVPEAQAVQLAQTLAEAETAAKPLWFGISLPTAEEPWMRLWRMSPDGAIHSTWLDPVSGQQLGERSDLGEFLNAMHFLEPLPFGKYLAGIASGVLLLLVVTGVLLQLGRLARELVQFRPETSRRALWSDAHKVIGVISSPFLFVFALTGGILCLSDWYSPAVVSSALDGDANAIEVAVDWPTPPAPSGQPGGPPDLAQALALAKARFPQSEHSWFFFDHLGDANGTVHLPGEMEGSLHAFTHLRVARDGEVLWSRETGGGTLYTQVMDPLYGLHFATWAGFPAKVLYALLSWLMAFGILAGNLLWLERRRLQGKSRFDTVLAKLTSGVCAGLPVAVAVLFLANQLVPAELADRPRWEHAAFFVAWALCVAFAWVGGAPAGSAQRLLLLASAGLFAVPFIDAARMQRLPLTADSAFVLATELGLFLLAALLAGAGHAISRLQKKAPTAMPAAVPA; this is encoded by the coding sequence GTGAAGCTGTCTCCCCGGTCGTACTCCATCCTCTGGGACGCGCACGCCTGGGCGGGCGTGCTGTCGTCACTGATTCTCTTCGTGCTCTTCTTCCTGGGCTCCTTCGCGCTCTTCGCGGAGGAGCTGGCGCCGTGGCAGGAGCCCACGTTCCGGGCGCCCATCGCGGTGCCGGAGGCGCAGGCCGTCCAACTGGCCCAGACGCTGGCGGAGGCGGAGACCGCGGCGAAGCCCCTCTGGTTCGGCATCTCCCTGCCCACCGCCGAGGAGCCCTGGATGCGGCTGTGGCGCATGTCGCCCGACGGCGCCATCCACTCCACCTGGTTGGACCCGGTGTCCGGCCAGCAGCTCGGCGAGCGCAGCGACCTGGGCGAGTTCCTCAACGCGATGCACTTCCTGGAGCCGCTGCCCTTCGGCAAGTACCTGGCGGGAATCGCCTCCGGGGTGCTGCTGCTGCTCGTCGTCACCGGCGTGCTCCTCCAACTGGGGCGGCTGGCGCGGGAGTTGGTGCAGTTCCGCCCGGAGACGTCACGCCGGGCGCTCTGGTCGGACGCGCACAAGGTGATTGGCGTCATCAGCTCGCCCTTCCTCTTCGTCTTCGCCCTCACCGGCGGAATCCTCTGCCTGTCGGACTGGTACTCGCCGGCGGTGGTGTCCTCCGCGCTGGACGGTGACGCGAACGCCATCGAGGTGGCCGTGGACTGGCCCACGCCGCCCGCGCCCTCCGGACAGCCCGGCGGCCCTCCCGACCTGGCCCAGGCGCTGGCGCTGGCCAAGGCGCGCTTCCCCCAGTCGGAGCACAGCTGGTTCTTCTTCGACCACCTGGGCGACGCCAACGGCACGGTCCATCTTCCGGGAGAGATGGAGGGCTCGCTGCACGCCTTCACGCACCTGCGGGTGGCACGTGACGGTGAGGTCCTCTGGTCGCGGGAGACGGGCGGCGGCACGCTCTACACGCAGGTGATGGACCCGCTGTACGGGCTGCACTTCGCGACCTGGGCCGGCTTCCCCGCGAAGGTGCTCTACGCGCTGCTCTCCTGGCTGATGGCGTTCGGCATCCTCGCGGGCAACCTGCTCTGGCTGGAGCGGCGGCGCCTGCAGGGCAAGAGCCGCTTCGACACCGTGCTCGCGAAGCTGACGTCGGGCGTGTGCGCCGGGCTCCCGGTGGCGGTGGCGGTGCTCTTCCTGGCGAACCAACTGGTGCCCGCGGAGCTGGCGGACCGTCCCCGGTGGGAGCACGCCGCCTTCTTCGTGGCCTGGGCGCTGTGCGTGGCCTTCGCGTGGGTGGGCGGCGCTCCCGCCGGGTCCGCCCAGCGCCTGCTCCTCCTCGCCAGCGCGGGGCTCTTCGCCGTGCCCTTCATCGACGCGGCCCGGATGCAGCGGCTCCCCCTGACCGCGGACTCCGCGTTCGTGCTCGCGACCGAGCTGGGGCTCTTCCTGCTCGCGGCGCTGCTGGCCGGCGCGGGCCACGCCATCTCCCGACTTCAGAAGAAGGCCCCGACGGCGATGCCCGCCGCGGTGCCCGCCTGA
- a CDS encoding ATP-binding protein codes for MSTAPTHAGAPPDTLGSRPPRSTFQRSPEDMAARLSSSDIALGWLVRLRWHAVTGQALTVGVAARGLGLALPVTPLLALVAMTAVSNLLLALWLRREPEVRPGLLGAVLAFDTVLLTGLLALSGGPANPFSMLYLVHVTLAAIVLGPRWTVLIALLSVLGASSLFAFHVPLPDSVNPPGAHGLDSLHVVGMWVAFTLTALIIAFVVARVAAALRNRQAALARTQRLAARAEKLASLSTLAAGAAHELSTPLGTIAIAANELDALILEAPQEALEDARLIRDEVERCRDILERMSARAGQTLGEVPEQTTPGDVLARIQEQLGAADQARLRLEPGPNQPFWCPVRGLVQVLTNLVRNGLQASEGAQAPVVVSAHRETDRLRFVVEDQGTGIPRELLPRLGEPFFTTKPAGQGMGLGLFLTQTYAELCGGRLELSSEEGQGTRATLELPLRREPVHVTVTG; via the coding sequence GTGTCCACCGCGCCGACCCACGCAGGTGCGCCGCCCGACACCCTGGGCTCGCGCCCGCCGCGCTCCACCTTCCAGCGCTCGCCCGAGGACATGGCGGCGCGGCTGTCCTCCAGCGACATCGCGCTCGGCTGGCTGGTCCGCCTGCGCTGGCACGCCGTCACCGGCCAGGCGCTGACGGTGGGTGTCGCGGCGCGGGGGCTGGGGCTGGCGCTCCCCGTGACGCCGCTGCTGGCCCTGGTGGCCATGACGGCGGTGTCCAACCTGCTGCTGGCGCTCTGGCTCCGCCGCGAGCCCGAGGTCCGCCCCGGGCTGCTGGGCGCCGTGCTCGCGTTCGACACCGTGCTGCTCACCGGCCTGCTCGCGCTGTCCGGAGGGCCGGCCAACCCGTTCAGCATGCTGTACCTCGTCCACGTGACGCTGGCGGCCATCGTGCTGGGGCCCCGCTGGACGGTGCTCATCGCGCTGCTGTCCGTGCTGGGCGCCTCCAGCCTCTTCGCCTTCCACGTCCCGCTGCCGGACTCGGTGAATCCGCCGGGTGCCCACGGCCTGGACTCGCTCCACGTCGTGGGCATGTGGGTCGCCTTCACGCTCACCGCGCTCATCATCGCCTTCGTCGTGGCCCGCGTGGCCGCCGCGCTGAGGAACAGGCAGGCCGCGCTGGCGCGCACGCAGCGGCTGGCGGCGCGCGCGGAGAAGCTGGCGTCGCTGTCCACGCTGGCGGCCGGCGCGGCGCACGAGCTGAGCACGCCGCTGGGCACCATCGCCATCGCGGCCAATGAGCTGGACGCGCTCATCCTGGAGGCCCCCCAGGAAGCCCTGGAGGACGCCCGCCTCATCCGGGACGAGGTGGAGCGCTGCCGGGACATCCTGGAGCGCATGAGCGCCCGCGCCGGCCAGACGCTGGGCGAGGTGCCCGAACAGACGACGCCGGGCGACGTGCTCGCGCGCATCCAGGAACAGCTCGGCGCCGCCGACCAGGCCCGCCTCCGGCTCGAGCCCGGCCCAAACCAGCCCTTCTGGTGTCCCGTGCGGGGACTGGTGCAGGTGCTGACGAACCTGGTGCGCAACGGGCTGCAGGCCAGCGAAGGCGCCCAGGCGCCTGTCGTGGTGTCCGCGCACCGCGAGACGGACCGCCTGCGCTTCGTCGTGGAGGACCAGGGCACCGGCATCCCCCGCGAGCTGCTACCCCGGCTGGGCGAGCCCTTCTTCACCACCAAGCCCGCGGGCCAGGGCATGGGCCTGGGTCTGTTCCTCACCCAGACCTACGCCGAGCTGTGTGGAGGCCGCCTGGAGCTCAGCTCCGAGGAGGGCCAGGGGACGCGCGCGACGCTGGAGCTGCCGCTGCGGAGGGAGCCGGTCCATGTCACCGTCACCGGCTGA
- a CDS encoding MxcI yields MRKRSCLATASTSSLILLAASLTACGSSDPEPTPTPDETETGPVYSLATSVFGQSGSATYVSVFNSLDVTSIDLEQASEHSGFATIGAVDGKLFVGAGEAPELTRYTVFDSGRFQESGRISFANYGLTTAPLYHNHFVDGTSAYMQLEESRRIVWNPEAMTISGPVESPGLVTERDGLVVKASFDRGVVAHGGYSFQPFYWTDANYYRFSPSSQIAVYSHADDSLVELLEAPCPGLDVATKDENGNIYFSNWVFSAGAPVVDDTAPETCAVRFNANTRAIDGDWEHSLSSMVGGRQTAAFRYLGNNVGVVAAFHDDSPTLSEAPTAADVTNGMHWKLWQVNVETGEGAPIEGLDWIAGGYYAFTIEGRTFLLLPTADYASTAVWELNGNGTAVKRFETLGWAYQFVKVR; encoded by the coding sequence ATGCGCAAGCGCAGCTGTCTGGCGACTGCATCCACCTCGTCCCTCATCCTCCTCGCGGCCTCGCTGACCGCGTGCGGCTCGTCGGACCCGGAGCCCACGCCGACCCCCGATGAGACGGAGACCGGGCCGGTGTACAGCCTGGCCACGTCCGTCTTCGGGCAGTCCGGCTCGGCCACGTACGTGAGCGTGTTCAACTCGCTCGACGTGACGAGCATCGACCTGGAGCAGGCGAGCGAGCACTCCGGCTTCGCGACGATTGGCGCCGTGGACGGCAAGCTCTTCGTCGGCGCGGGCGAGGCGCCCGAGCTCACCCGGTACACGGTGTTCGACAGCGGGCGCTTCCAGGAGTCGGGGCGTATCAGCTTCGCCAACTATGGCCTGACGACGGCGCCGCTGTACCACAACCACTTCGTGGACGGGACGTCCGCGTACATGCAGTTGGAGGAGTCCCGGCGCATCGTGTGGAACCCGGAGGCGATGACCATCTCCGGCCCGGTGGAGTCGCCGGGGCTGGTGACGGAGCGCGACGGGCTGGTGGTGAAGGCCAGCTTCGACCGCGGCGTGGTGGCGCATGGCGGCTACTCGTTCCAGCCCTTCTACTGGACGGACGCCAACTACTACCGCTTCTCCCCCAGCTCGCAGATTGCCGTCTACTCCCACGCGGATGACAGCCTGGTGGAGCTGCTGGAGGCGCCGTGCCCGGGCCTGGACGTGGCCACGAAGGACGAGAACGGCAACATCTACTTCAGCAACTGGGTGTTCAGCGCGGGCGCGCCCGTGGTGGACGACACCGCCCCGGAGACCTGCGCGGTGCGCTTCAATGCGAACACGCGCGCCATTGACGGGGACTGGGAGCACTCGCTGTCGTCCATGGTGGGCGGGCGCCAGACGGCGGCGTTCCGGTACCTGGGCAACAACGTGGGCGTGGTGGCGGCCTTCCATGACGACAGCCCGACGCTGAGCGAGGCGCCGACGGCGGCCGACGTCACCAACGGCATGCACTGGAAGCTGTGGCAGGTGAACGTGGAGACGGGCGAGGGCGCGCCCATTGAAGGCCTGGATTGGATTGCGGGCGGCTACTACGCCTTCACCATCGAGGGGCGGACCTTCCTGCTGCTGCCCACCGCGGACTACGCGTCCACCGCCGTGTGGGAGCTGAACGGCAACGGCACCGCGGTGAAGCGCTTCGAGACGCTGGGCTGGGCCTACCAGTTCGTGAAGGTGCGCTGA
- a CDS encoding MXAN_6230/SCO0854 family RING domain-containing protein, which translates to MGSPSLELTGAATALLLRTTGLVFLPSGLAPSGDTQAREQGLEALEADLAGVGYTLDGKLREALLALPTEVMAASGRFIYDNCAALLGSNRPFVPLFRNFPESVPHDTQHLYVQRMLGWLFQSPEQPCIHCGAQGTVRALSPCAHLVCERCFNGHDYSACPICHRRLSPSEPFLKPTELKDTGFLYQQTAGRLTRLSLGTDPEAAASQVLRRLVSRSSVLHPRETMLLQMFVSSFGVRILEWLPPRIPVKETLACVMGTLLRDARTAGDVLASAAAHVKTATDVLRVLVAWAGGNPDLTAKVPLKSPPRPVRRAVLRMLEGLSLLNLTEDLRRHRDLWKAQAKLLHVFEEWPRHPKVALAFAVLRETVLVPETPFGAAALALAREHPAAFGRVEVDGGLRLSFYSWASQVEMALERRDVRGALRLLRQRPGELLRRLDHVSRLSVAQSGSASLAPELLAALDAVLPRAAPGLLLTLVAHLRQRHQPFARRVFFPKGEATHAWGMEDRRPLLPGDVIGQLVAPLERELLRRAEALPSFPRAVLDESLGDLLVPLAEKTASRALVAVPRGSVLPLPEGKTLRFFVHWTEPKGVRVDLDLSVAFYDKDWWLVDLCDFTNLRLEDDAAVHSGDVTSGPLPLGGAEFLDVHAPRLLARGVRYAIPVVFSFNSVSFDRMEDAFAGFMVRDGEGGPHFDARAVEQRFDLQGSAKISVPLVIDLAEKQLRWVDVKVPPEDGFQSVRRSRGELAHLGKDTLAYFGSGARPTLWELACLHAAARSRTVQVRRRDGFVSVLKRAADEDTAGFLRRVRAMEADATAPRFMPGTAPTFFAGQEDMPALPAGSEGYALRFRHTSAQDVTRLAAGDLVAALKA; encoded by the coding sequence GCTCCGGACCACGGGGCTTGTCTTCCTCCCCTCGGGGCTCGCTCCCAGTGGTGACACGCAGGCGCGGGAGCAGGGCCTGGAGGCCCTGGAGGCGGACCTCGCGGGGGTGGGCTACACGCTGGATGGCAAGCTGAGGGAGGCGCTGCTCGCGCTGCCCACCGAGGTCATGGCGGCGTCCGGCCGCTTCATCTACGACAACTGCGCGGCGCTCCTGGGCTCGAACCGGCCCTTCGTCCCCTTGTTCCGGAACTTCCCCGAGAGCGTGCCGCACGACACCCAGCACCTGTACGTGCAGCGGATGCTGGGGTGGTTGTTTCAGTCCCCCGAACAGCCGTGCATCCACTGTGGTGCGCAGGGCACGGTGCGGGCGCTGTCACCGTGTGCCCATCTGGTCTGCGAGCGGTGTTTCAATGGGCACGACTACAGCGCGTGTCCCATCTGCCACCGCCGCCTGTCGCCGTCGGAGCCGTTCCTCAAGCCCACGGAGCTCAAGGACACCGGGTTCTTGTATCAGCAGACCGCCGGCCGGCTGACGCGGCTGTCGCTGGGCACCGACCCGGAGGCCGCGGCGAGTCAGGTGCTGCGGCGCCTGGTGTCCCGGTCCTCGGTGTTGCATCCGCGCGAGACGATGTTGTTGCAGATGTTCGTCTCTTCCTTCGGTGTGCGCATCCTGGAGTGGCTCCCGCCGCGCATCCCGGTGAAGGAGACGCTGGCGTGCGTCATGGGGACCCTGCTTCGGGATGCCCGGACGGCGGGCGACGTGCTGGCCAGCGCCGCGGCCCATGTGAAGACGGCCACGGATGTGCTCCGGGTGCTCGTCGCGTGGGCGGGCGGCAATCCCGACCTCACCGCCAAGGTGCCCCTGAAGAGCCCTCCGCGTCCGGTCCGGCGCGCCGTGCTGCGGATGTTGGAAGGCCTCTCCCTGTTGAATCTCACCGAGGACCTCCGGCGCCACCGGGACCTGTGGAAGGCCCAGGCGAAGCTCCTGCACGTCTTCGAGGAGTGGCCGCGCCATCCGAAGGTCGCGCTCGCGTTCGCCGTTCTGCGTGAGACGGTGTTGGTGCCGGAGACGCCGTTCGGCGCGGCGGCGCTGGCGCTGGCCCGCGAGCACCCGGCGGCCTTCGGCCGAGTGGAAGTCGACGGAGGGCTCCGCCTCTCCTTCTATTCCTGGGCCTCGCAGGTCGAGATGGCGCTGGAGCGCCGAGATGTCCGCGGCGCGCTGCGGCTGCTGCGGCAGCGGCCCGGCGAGCTGCTGCGCCGGTTGGACCATGTGAGCCGCCTGTCCGTGGCGCAGTCGGGCTCCGCCTCGCTCGCCCCGGAGTTGCTCGCGGCGCTCGACGCCGTGCTGCCTCGGGCCGCGCCGGGGCTGTTGCTCACTCTCGTGGCGCACCTGCGTCAGCGGCACCAGCCGTTCGCACGGCGCGTGTTCTTCCCCAAGGGCGAAGCCACCCACGCCTGGGGCATGGAGGACCGGCGTCCCTTGCTCCCCGGTGACGTCATTGGCCAGTTGGTGGCGCCGCTGGAGCGGGAGCTGCTGCGCCGGGCGGAAGCCCTCCCGTCCTTTCCTCGAGCCGTGCTCGACGAGTCCCTGGGCGACCTGCTCGTGCCGCTGGCGGAGAAGACGGCCTCCCGGGCGCTCGTGGCGGTTCCGCGTGGAAGCGTGCTGCCGCTGCCGGAAGGGAAGACCTTGCGCTTCTTCGTCCACTGGACGGAGCCCAAGGGCGTCCGGGTGGACCTGGACCTGTCGGTGGCCTTCTACGACAAGGACTGGTGGTTGGTGGACCTGTGTGACTTCACGAACCTGCGCCTGGAGGACGACGCCGCGGTGCATTCGGGGGACGTCACGTCCGGGCCGCTGCCGCTGGGCGGCGCCGAGTTCCTGGATGTCCATGCGCCGCGGCTGCTGGCGCGGGGCGTGCGCTACGCCATCCCGGTGGTGTTCTCCTTCAACAGCGTCTCGTTCGACCGGATGGAGGACGCGTTCGCGGGCTTCATGGTCCGGGACGGGGAGGGCGGACCGCACTTCGATGCTCGCGCGGTGGAGCAGCGCTTCGACCTGCAAGGGAGCGCGAAGATTTCGGTGCCGCTGGTCATCGACCTCGCCGAGAAGCAGCTCCGCTGGGTGGACGTGAAGGTCCCTCCCGAGGATGGCTTCCAGAGCGTGCGCAGGTCGCGGGGCGAGCTCGCGCACCTGGGCAAGGACACCCTGGCCTATTTCGGCTCCGGTGCCCGTCCCACGCTCTGGGAGCTGGCCTGCCTCCATGCCGCCGCGCGCAGCCGCACGGTGCAGGTCCGGCGCCGGGATGGCTTCGTGTCCGTCCTGAAGCGGGCCGCTGACGAGGACACCGCCGGCTTCCTGCGGCGGGTGCGGGCCATGGAAGCGGACGCCACCGCTCCTCGCTTCATGCCCGGCACGGCGCCCACGTTCTTCGCGGGGCAGGAGGACATGCCCGCGCTCCCTGCCGGCAGTGAAGGCTACGCGCTGCGCTTTCGCCATACCTCCGCGCAGGACGTCACCCGCCTGGCCGCGGGCGACCTGGTGGCGGCGTTGAAGGCCTGA